One Arcobacter sp. FWKO B genomic window, CGCTGGTTTTTGATTGGTCTCCTTTGATTTGTTAGATGACTTGAGCGGTGTGCCTACATTTAGGGTAATTACTGCAGCCATAAAACTCATTTCCTTTATTCGTACCTTGCTTTGCAACGCGTAAGACCAATTCGCTTCCGCACTTGGGACATACGTTGGTATTTTCTTTTTCTTTTACGATATTTTGAACATGCTTGACATGTTCTCTGTGCGTTTTCAATGTCCGAGACAGCCTGCCAGATTCTATTGCTGTCACAATTTGATTGACTTCAGCTTGGAGTATTATTTTGTCTGTCTTTGATTTTATATAACCAATAAAGCCACCTGCATAGGTCACATTCTCGGGCATTTTGGTTTTGAAGGTACTGTCACCGACAAAAACGATAACCGAAAATATTTTGCTGTGATCTATTCCCAGTGCAGATTCAATGGTTTTTACATGCTTATAGTTTTGATGCAGTGGGTTTTGAAAATTGCTGGTGTGTTTATAGATTTTTTGACTCCAAGTTTTTTGTTTTTCATCACCGAATATCCAGCCCTTCATATTTTTCGTTTCAATGACAAAAATACCGAATTCAGATACAACAATATGGTCAATCTGGGTGGTGCCGTTTTCTGTTGGAAGGGTTACGTTTTTTATCAGATGATATATCTGCTTGTCTAGTCGTACATTTACGGCAAAATTTACAAGCATTTCACCAAGTAAGCCTTTTCCAAATGGTGATTTGAAGAACAATATTATTAATACGAGTGGGATCAAGTACCATACTTGAACTAAGTTGGCTAATACAGAAGAAAAAACGGCTGATAAATCTAGCATTGTCTGTTGACTCCTTTTGTCATCTAACGTTTGAGTTGAGAAATATTTGAGCCGCAGGGTCAAATATTTCTCTCCAAAGTTTTGTTGTATCTATATTACAATATGTTCGTATTTGGAGTTTATATTTTCCAAAAAACTATTCATATCATTAGATATTGGAGATTCTATTAAAAAATCACCAAACTTTTCTTCTAATTTCTTCCAATTTTTTTTAAGATTTCCTCTATTTCTAAAAAATGGATGAAGCCAAATCCATTTAAGTACCCAACGGTCAGGTTCTTCGGTGAATTTCTGAATGGTAAAGTTACAAGCTCCATAAATACGATATGGCATTGGTTCTTTTATAAACTTATCAGGAGCTTCCTCTGTGAATAATAACGCTTTATATTCTTCTCGTAGATCACCATATGGACAAAAAGGTACAAAATCATAGTTAAGTTCTTCTTTGAAATATTTTGCAAGTTTATAAACTTCTTCAAATAGTTCTAATTCAGATTGTTTGTCTACTTCTATAATAGTATTTGATCTATACTCTGTAGATACTAATAAATCCATCGAATAGTTTTTCACTTTAATTTCCTTTTATTTTCAACATGGATACAACGGTTGAAGTGAGCAATCAGTAATCCGCGCGCGGGTTACTGATTGGCTCCTCCGTTTTGTTATCTAATACTTATATGTTCAATTTAATTGTATCATTTGATATAAACTTACCTGATGTTATCGGAACACCTAATTCAATTAATCTATTAAATAATATTTCTAGCCTTTCTTTGTTAAGTGAAACATCAACATTAGATGCTAATAATTTTAAAAAAGATGATGATTCGTGTCTCTTGTCATAAACATTAAACATATGATTTATTGAAGATAAAAAATACTTAAAATCTAATGTCATAAGTTCATCGGTTATCTTATTAATAGATTTAACTGTTAGTTCGTCAAGCTTTTCAAAAACTATATTGTCTAATAACATGTCATACCATAACTCAAAAAGTAAACATTCTGGTAAATGCTCCTTATTTTCCTCAGATACTTCAAAAATTAATGTATCTTGATAGAATAATTTAATAGAAATAAGTTCACCATATTCTCCATGTCTAATTCCTAAACTTCCATTTTGTTTTAAACTATATATACTTTCAACTTTAACATCTTTAGGAATAATGTATATTGTTGCATTTAACATTGTTAAGAAAATTGAGTTATTCATATCTTTATGAGATTCTATTTTGTAATTATTTTCAATTAAATAATCACTAGGAAATAGCATCCAATAGTCATTAAGTCTTAATGAAAAATACAACCCATAGCCTAAGTCATCAGCAAAAGTTCTTCTTTTTTTCAAATTATTTTGAGATATTTTAAACATATTATCTCTACTACTTTTTACTTCTACCATTATTTTTTTTCCATCTTTAAAATGGATAACAAAATCACTTTGATATGATTCATCAGTCAATATTGAAGTAGTTTCATCAATAGAAATAATATGCTTACAGTTATTAAAAAAATGTAGGATTAGTGCAAATTCATCTTCGACCTTTAATCCTGGTAATCGATTTTCTAAATTTGAATTTTCAAGATTTAGTTTCTTTTTTAACAGTAGTTTAGTCTCCTCGTCCAAAAATGATTCAACATGATGAAATGCCTTTAATCTTTCAATGTCACTAGACATACTTTTCCTTTAGATAACGCCCGCGTAATAGGCGCGAGCTTGCGAGCGTCCTAATTGACGCGCTTGTTATCTTTTGGCTCATTTAATGATCCCATCTCTAAAAATGGATTTCTTAGTACCTTTTTGCAAATACTCAATTACACCAACAAGCTCTTTAGAGAAGTCTATTTCTATCGGCTCATTTATAGGCTTTGATACGGAATATTCAATTTTATAGCCGATCAGCTTGAGTTTCACATCTTGGTGATATATAAAAGCCTCTTCAAACTTTACGGTCTTTTCAAATACCCCATACTCTTTCCCGTCCAGCGGCGCTAACTTGCTAGCCAGTTCATGAAGGGAATACTTTTCGTCTTCAATTAGGTCTTCTATAAATATCTCATTATTTAAGCCTGACAAACTCATTGGTGATTCAGTATCAACATCAGTATTGGCTTTGATCCACTCGCCATCCAAAACAGGCTCAAACTTATGAATATGCGCAGGCATCATCAAGTGCATGTTAATGCATATTTTTTTGATTAGTGGCGTACCATCTTCATCAGTCCAGTCAGTGTCATTTTGCTCGCGAACAATTAGAAGATCGATTTTGTTTTGTTCGGCTTTTGTCTTAGCCCCTGACTGATATCCTTTTTTGGTTGCAAATACCGCCTTCAGATCTGGGATGTCACGAGTTTTTCCGATCAATGCATCTATCTTCTCTACTGAGACAGTCGATGCATAGTCTTTACACTCGATGACAGTTTTATAAGTAAGACCACCAAGCTCGTACTCCCAATAAATATCAAACTGCCTATCAATTCCGCAGTTGTCTGTGATCTTTTTGTCTACTTCAACCTTGATGTTCTTTTGTGTGGTGATGTTTTCGGCATTAAGTAGTGCTTGCTGCAAACCTGCCACGAAAATCTCGTATTCTTTCCCTGTATTCGCCACTTAAAAACTCCGATGCTTAATTCTTTGTGAAAGATAACGGTGGCGCGGGTCATTGACACGCCAACGAAAAATTTTAATTTTTTGTTGTGCTGCTCAATGCAGCCGCTTGTTATCTGGTGCGTAGCAGCAGATGACTAGCGGGTGTTCAGCCCGCGCCACCGTTATCTCGGATGCGTAGCGTCCGAGATAACTATTTATTGAACATACATTATATATAAAACAATCTTAAAATAAACAAATAATATACATAAAAAATGTCGTATATCAAAACAACAACAAACACCATAAATAAGGTGTTCTTAAACATTTCACTATAAAAAATATTACAAATTGCAATGTTCTTTAAACCAATTTTAATTTTTTGCTATACTTTTTATGTTCATTTATTACCGATATTTAGATGATAATAGTACATTATGTATTTCTAATCTATTCAAAAACAATCTTGATTTTATAATGACATTTGTGATAATACTATGTGTAATTAATTATTTTAGTTTAATAGCAAGGGATGAAGTAGATGGATAAACAAAATAAATCAGATATGATTATCTATAATGATGGGGAATTAGAACTTAGTCTTTCAGTAAATGATGAGACTCTTTGGCTGACCCAAAAACAAATAGCAGAGCTTTTTCAAGTTACTATCCCAAATATAAATATGCATATAAAATCGATTTATAAAGAAGAAGAACTTTTTGAAAATCGAACTATTCAGAAATACTTAATAGTTCAAAAAGAAGGGAAAAGAGAAGTCAAAAGAGAGGTTGAACATTATAATCTCGATGTTGTCCTATCTGTAGGATATAGAGTTAATTCTAAAAAAGCAACTACATTCCGACAATGGGCAACAAAAATACTAAAAAGTTATATTACCGATGGATATGTAATCAACTCTGACAAAATCACAAATGATAGATTTGTCTCATTGGAAAATGAAGTAGTACTTCTAAAATCAAAAGTTGAAAATATATCAAACGGACTTGAAAACACGACACTCAAACCAAAACAAGGGGTTCTTTTCGATGGGCAAATTTACGATGCTTATGTTTTTATAAATGATTTGTTGAAAAGTGCGAAAAGTGAAGTAGTGCTGATAGACAACTATATAGATGAGACAGTTTTTACACTTTTTAGCAAATACCCAAATCTTAAAATCAAAATCTATACACAAATCACCTCAAAACAGTTACGACTAGATTTCCAAAAGTACAACGCTCAATATCAAAATATAGAACTTGCAGAGTTTAAAAAATCTCATGATAGATTTTTGATACTTGATGAGAAGGAGATTTATCATATCGGTGCAAGTCTCAAAGATTTAGGCAAAAAATGGTTCGCATTTTCACTCCTAGATTTGGATAGTTTTCAAGGTGGTTTTCTTGATAAAATAGTTTTCAGAAAATTTAAATGATTTATTCTTACGGAACACCTGATTTCTCACAGAGAGTGCAAGCACAAGATCTGGTATTTCTTATTATAAATGAACATTTCAAAAGCTCTCATCGTGAATTTGGCATACATCTGAATTGTCATTCCGTGCTTGTCACGGAATCTCAAATAAATACCCATATATCTTCTATTTTAAAATTATTTCTATTTCTCTCCTAATTTTAATTATTTTTTAATTTTATTATAATCTTATTTATGATAGATTTATGATTGTATTATGTTATTATAAGTTATTACGATTCTTTACTTCAAAAAATTAAATATTATTGAATGTACAAGTGTGTAGAAAATGATAGGGGTGATTTCCTATATGGAAGCTTTGAAAGAGAGGATTCCTTTGCAAATTAGGGTTGTGCCTAAGGTGTATGGGATGAGTGTTTTGGATATATTTTAAGGAAAAATTATGATATTTGAGAAAAAAAAAGAAAATTTGATAGAATATACAATGGCTACAATGCAAGAATTTGACTTAGCAATAAGAAATATAGAAAAGAAAGATTATAAAAGACACAGTGAAAACTGTTCAAATCAGTCTAGAAAAGTATCTGAATCATTGTGTAAATGTATTATTTTACAAAGTAATTTATCTGATAATGAAAAAAATTCATTAAATCAAAATGATTTAAATAATCTAATTCAGCAAGTTACAAAAAATAAGCAACCTTTTATTCCTGATTCTTATCAGAGACAAAGAATATGTAATCGTCTTAATATGCTAAGGACAACAGGTAATGATGGCTCTCATGAAGGTGAGTATAAAATTACACTTGACGACTTAAATGAAATTAAATCT contains:
- a CDS encoding NERD domain-containing protein, yielding MLDLSAVFSSVLANLVQVWYLIPLVLIILFFKSPFGKGLLGEMLVNFAVNVRLDKQIYHLIKNVTLPTENGTTQIDHIVVSEFGIFVIETKNMKGWIFGDEKQKTWSQKIYKHTSNFQNPLHQNYKHVKTIESALGIDHSKIFSVIVFVGDSTFKTKMPENVTYAGGFIGYIKSKTDKIILQAEVNQIVTAIESGRLSRTLKTHREHVKHVQNIVKEKENTNVCPKCGSELVLRVAKQGTNKGNEFYGCSNYPKCRHTAQVI
- a CDS encoding virulence RhuM family protein, whose protein sequence is MDKQNKSDMIIYNDGELELSLSVNDETLWLTQKQIAELFQVTIPNINMHIKSIYKEEELFENRTIQKYLIVQKEGKREVKREVEHYNLDVVLSVGYRVNSKKATTFRQWATKILKSYITDGYVINSDKITNDRFVSLENEVVLLKSKVENISNGLENTTLKPKQGVLFDGQIYDAYVFINDLLKSAKSEVVLIDNYIDETVFTLFSKYPNLKIKIYTQITSKQLRLDFQKYNAQYQNIELAEFKKSHDRFLILDEKEIYHIGASLKDLGKKWFAFSLLDLDSFQGGFLDKIVFRKFK
- a CDS encoding restriction endonuclease, translating into MANTGKEYEIFVAGLQQALLNAENITTQKNIKVEVDKKITDNCGIDRQFDIYWEYELGGLTYKTVIECKDYASTVSVEKIDALIGKTRDIPDLKAVFATKKGYQSGAKTKAEQNKIDLLIVREQNDTDWTDEDGTPLIKKICINMHLMMPAHIHKFEPVLDGEWIKANTDVDTESPMSLSGLNNEIFIEDLIEDEKYSLHELASKLAPLDGKEYGVFEKTVKFEEAFIYHQDVKLKLIGYKIEYSVSKPINEPIEIDFSKELVGVIEYLQKGTKKSIFRDGIIK